In Streptomyces nojiriensis, the sequence GCAGACTCGCATCGCGGAGCTCGACGACAAGAAATCCCGCCTGGTCGGTGAGGGGGCCGTTGTCACCACACGCCCCACCCAGCACATCCCGACCGCGACGGTGGGAGCCTTCGACTCCATCCTCCAGCAGACCCTCAACGCCTGGCAGGTACCGGCGGCTGACCACGCCGAATACGACCAGTACTACGCCGAGATCCGTGCGGGCGGCCGCAAGCGGATAGAACGCGGCAAGGGGATGCGCTCGGTCCTGCACTCGGCGTTCACCACCGCGCTGGCTCGCTTCTGCATGGACCGGGACTTGCACCATCTCGGCTTCGTCGTCTTGGACTCACCTGTGGTCACCTTCCGCGACCCGGAACCCGACGACATCGACGATGTGGAGCTGACCTCCACCGTCGTGGACCGGTTCTACAAGGACATGCTGTCCTTCCCCGGCCAGGCCATCATCATGGAAAACGGCGACCCTCCCACCAAGGTGCTCTCCGAAGCCGTGACCTACCACTTCACTGGAACGGCAAGTGGCGGCAGGGCGGGGTTCTTCCCCGCGTCCATGCACTAGGGCGGGCCCGCGCCCTACGGGGGGCCGGGCCCGCCCTCCGGCGCTTTCAGGGCCGCAGCGAGGGACTTGCACATCTCGCTCAAGGTGTCGTCCCGGAGCTGCTCCGAACCCACCTTCTCGGCCAAGAAGTTCCCGAAGTGCAGGAAATGGATGGCCGTGAGCTGCCGGTGCTGCGCCGACAACGACTCGGCGGCCGTCTTGAACATCTTCAGGAAGATCGCGGCGATGAAGTTGCTGAGGATCGCGCTGATGGCCCCGAGCGCACCGATGAGGATTTGCCCGCTCAACTCCAGCTTGGACGGCCGCATCAGGATGTAGAGGGTGGCCACGACGATGGAGAGCCCGACGAGCATGCACGCGATCCCGGTGAAGAACAGGATGGCGGCGTGCGAGAGCGACTGGTCGTAGTACCTCTTGAGTTCCTGCTGGTGCTGCTGGAACAGCCGATAGGACTTGACGGCCGGGGCCTTGTCCTTGGTGTCCAGTAGTTCGACCTCGTCATCCAGCGCCCGGAGCTCGATCTCGACCATCTTGTTGGACAGGACGTACAGCCCTATGAGGGTGAACAGGATCCCGTAGAACGTCCCGCACAGCACGAGCAACAGGTAGTGGTGGAGGAGTCCGAAATACCCTGCCCATGTACCGCCGGCCAACCCCGCCGCGACAAAGGCCCAGCCGGTGAAGTCCCTCTTCCACCTGGCCTTCTGGCACTCCCTCCGCCTCGCCTCGATCCTCCTCGTCTTCGCCCCGACCTCGGCGTCCCTGGC encodes:
- a CDS encoding TRADD-N-associated membrane domain-containing protein, whose protein sequence is MNLTRRIRRALPVSKKRQKREWFENEKKAKEKAEAEVRAREARDAEVGAKTRRIEARRRECQKARWKRDFTGWAFVAAGLAGGTWAGYFGLLHHYLLLVLCGTFYGILFTLIGLYVLSNKMVEIELRALDDEVELLDTKDKAPAVKSYRLFQQHQQELKRYYDQSLSHAAILFFTGIACMLVGLSIVVATLYILMRPSKLELSGQILIGALGAISAILSNFIAAIFLKMFKTAAESLSAQHRQLTAIHFLHFGNFLAEKVGSEQLRDDTLSEMCKSLAAALKAPEGGPGPP